One segment of Rosa chinensis cultivar Old Blush chromosome 6, RchiOBHm-V2, whole genome shotgun sequence DNA contains the following:
- the LOC112173556 gene encoding dof zinc finger protein DOF1.2: protein MFTAPVLEQMLHSQSGQLVMNQKPSWKPHVEIAPNCPRCASSNTKFCYYNNYSLSQPRYFCKGCRRYWTKGGSLRNVPVGGGCRKNRRGRSVRLSQADRVSLSYYRHNSSSGSGGDLSEQQSMEGGANGSDIDLAAVFAKFLNQDSSNEHDPNLVGSESIPDDVHEANALSDHSQISSNPEEDLLESVELLEGLVLPDQDHQQLHEEDNIQNIMGNQHHHDLSIHEFGLQGLLGDEDVFWTDTTASLTSSTTSFTWQELDNSFPSNDDDHMKISTTTTNLCSDNWSSFDFSGLEVFSGS from the coding sequence ATGTTCACAGCTCCAGTTCTCGAACAGATGCTGCACTCTCAATCCGGACAATTGGTCATGAACCAGAAGCCGTCGTGGAAGCCCCACGTCGAGATCGCTCCCAATTGCCCCCGCTGCGCGTCTTCCAACACCAAGTTCTGCTACTACAACAACTACAGCCTCTCGCAGCCGCGCTACTTCTGCAAAGGCTGCCGGAGATACTGGACCAAAGGCGGGTCCCTGAGAAACGTGCCCGTCGGCGGCGGTTGCAGAAAGAACCGCCGCGGCAGGTCGGTCAGGCTCTCGCAGGCTGACCGGGTTTCGTTGAGTTACTATCGTCACAACAGCTCGAGTGGTAGCGGTGGTGATCTATCCGAGCAGCAGTCCATGGAAGGTGGAGCCAACGGATCGGATATCGACTTGGCTGCTGTGTTTGCTAAGTTCTTGAACCAAGACTCTAGCAACGAACATGATCCCAATTTGGTTGGATCAGAATCGATCCCCGACGATGTTCATGAGGCAAACGCATTATCTGATCACTCCCAAATTTCTTCAAACCCCGAGGAAGATCTTCTTGAATCAGTGGAGCTACTTGAAGGACTCGTACTTCCTGATCAGGATCATCAACAATTACACGAAGAGGATAATATTCAGAATATTATGGGAAATCAACACCATCATGATTTGAGTATTCATGAATTTGGGTTGCAGGGTTTGCTAGGCGATGAGGATGTGTTTTGGACTGATACAACTGCAAGTTTGACAAGTAGTACTACTAGTTTCACATGGCAAGAGTTGGATAATTCATTCCCATCTAATGATGATGATCATATGAAGATATCGACCACCACGACGAATCTATGTAGCGATAACTGGAGCTCCTTTGATTTTTCAGGCTTGGAAGTTTTCTCAGGATCATAA